One genomic region from Hirundo rustica isolate bHirRus1 chromosome 5, bHirRus1.pri.v3, whole genome shotgun sequence encodes:
- the LOC120753232 gene encoding uncharacterized protein LOC120753232 isoform X1 codes for MASSYRKPGLGTAQRKKSGLKSELTEEQKQEIREAFDLFDTDGSGSIDIKELKVAMRALGFEPKKEEIKKMIADIDKEGSGTINFEDFLAMMTQKMSEKDSKEEILKAFRLFDDDGTGKISFKNLKRVAKELGENLTDEELQEMIDEADRDGDGEVSEQEFLRIMKKTSLY; via the exons GCATCCAGCTATAGAAAACCTGGCTTAGGTACAGCCCAGCGGAAGAAAAGTGGCTTGAAATCTGAACTTACAGAAGAGCAAAAGCAGGAGATCAGAGAGGCTTTTGATTTGTTTGACACTGATGGATCTGGAAGCATCGACATAAAAGAACTGAAg GTTGCAATGCGTGCCTTGGGCTTTGAGCCAAAGAAGGAAGAGATTAAGAAGATGATAGCAGACATTGACAAAGAAGGAAGTGGCACCATCAATTTTGAAGACTTTTTGGCTATGATGACACAAAAAATG AGCGAAAAGGACTCCAAAGAAGAAATCCTGAAAGCTTTCAGATTATTTGATGATGATGGCACAGGAAAAATTTCATTCAAAAACTTGAAGAGGGTTgccaaggagctgggagaaaaTTTAACAGATGAAGAACTTCAG GAAATGATTGATGAAGCTGATCGAGATGGCGATGGGGAAGTAAGTGAGCAAGAATTTTTGAGAATCATGAAGAAAACTAGCTTATACTAA
- the LOC120753232 gene encoding centrin-2 isoform X2 codes for MRALGFEPKKEEIKKMIADIDKEGSGTINFEDFLAMMTQKMSEKDSKEEILKAFRLFDDDGTGKISFKNLKRVAKELGENLTDEELQEMIDEADRDGDGEVSEQEFLRIMKKTSLY; via the exons ATGCGTGCCTTGGGCTTTGAGCCAAAGAAGGAAGAGATTAAGAAGATGATAGCAGACATTGACAAAGAAGGAAGTGGCACCATCAATTTTGAAGACTTTTTGGCTATGATGACACAAAAAATG AGCGAAAAGGACTCCAAAGAAGAAATCCTGAAAGCTTTCAGATTATTTGATGATGATGGCACAGGAAAAATTTCATTCAAAAACTTGAAGAGGGTTgccaaggagctgggagaaaaTTTAACAGATGAAGAACTTCAG GAAATGATTGATGAAGCTGATCGAGATGGCGATGGGGAAGTAAGTGAGCAAGAATTTTTGAGAATCATGAAGAAAACTAGCTTATACTAA